Proteins from a single region of Dyadobacter fanqingshengii:
- a CDS encoding SusC/RagA family TonB-linked outer membrane protein encodes MRQKFTTLTRLVTLLLLLIGSTWSMAQDRKTVNGTVLDKDQNPLPGVSYLVKGSNTGGATDANGKFTVSVPSSAAVIVFSSIGYISKEVEVGNASQLTVNIEEDNKTLNEVVITGFGMSTEARKLAYSVQSVQGNDITRTANANMVNALQGKVAGVMINQGTGGPMSSSRIRIRGNASLSPNTQPLFVVDGVLIRPGTSGADSWGAAQDFGNIMKNINPDNIESMTVLKGSAASSLYGSEALNGVVVVQTKKGRQDKGLGVTYNHTSTFENAYRFLDLQNEYGAGLSSTFTNGADGVPEVDRANFPFSYGPKLEGQQVRDLDGRMVEWKANDPLKFFQTGKYINHNVAIEGGNERSSFRASFSTLKNSSIMPGGTELKRNNFNIRGTQKIGKVLNLDVSADYTDNDLINPIRQGGNYNPVFRFVYNRPRNMDIDYWSKNYIDPIAGGRRRGANGDPYNITEFMFQTFEYKQFRNEKVFRGNVDLTGNITDWLSFLVRGNVQNELYTGNNQNRGDNVNFSGGEYREYSENKTQTRFQGLVTATRQIGEDFNFSLSVGGETNRLIGGRKFDYRTDGGLRVPDVFSLSNSINILRQESIALTPSKRIDALYAYGDLTFKDALTLSASYRTDWSSTLTYANGSGDYIYSYPSVGLSWMATESLKNLPSWLSFGKLRASLGYTGGDTEAWSTNQTGVYEPKPAYTQADGSQVNLSGFRDPNTLPNYGLRNRLAREVEFGGDIRFFNNRLGIDLTYYNKITKNEILSLNTTTESGVSSRIVNAGRIQNKGVEILLTATPIKKADFEWNTSINFSRNRNKVLELVQGTDTYELNLGFGADIKSVARVGKDYGTIITPYGFAIYESDDANNPANGQKVIGTISGEGGIGYVRNGAYGSKADKELGTVMEKFLASNVNSIRYKNFTATVQADAKIGGLMSSATHQYGSSLGSFAFTLPGRNTELGGVTFTDAQNNVRTDGIIPEGVLADGFQVVVDGAPKDLGGMSYADAVTAGYVKPIPAYAYYMNLTQWSSGIREYSTFENSWVSLREVSVGYNVPASLLGKAKIQSLRVSLVGRNLGYLYRTAKDGINPEGLYSNKAGEFMEYGGLPFSRNLGFSVSVGL; translated from the coding sequence ATGAGACAAAAGTTTACGACTTTAACCCGTCTGGTAACCTTGCTTCTCCTTCTTATAGGGAGCACATGGAGCATGGCCCAGGACAGAAAAACCGTTAATGGAACGGTGCTAGACAAGGATCAGAATCCTTTACCAGGTGTTTCTTACCTGGTGAAAGGATCTAACACCGGTGGTGCGACAGATGCCAATGGAAAATTCACAGTCAGTGTGCCTTCAAGTGCCGCTGTCATTGTATTTTCTTCGATTGGTTACATCAGCAAGGAAGTGGAAGTTGGTAATGCGAGCCAGCTTACCGTCAACATTGAAGAAGACAACAAAACGCTTAATGAAGTGGTTATCACAGGTTTCGGTATGTCAACCGAAGCCAGAAAACTGGCATACTCTGTACAATCCGTTCAGGGAAATGACATTACAAGGACTGCTAACGCCAACATGGTGAACGCACTTCAGGGTAAAGTGGCAGGGGTTATGATCAACCAGGGAACGGGTGGTCCAATGTCGTCTTCACGTATCCGTATCCGCGGTAACGCATCATTAAGCCCTAATACTCAGCCACTTTTTGTTGTGGACGGGGTGCTTATCCGCCCGGGAACATCAGGAGCTGACTCCTGGGGAGCTGCGCAGGATTTTGGTAACATTATGAAAAACATCAATCCGGACAACATTGAGTCGATGACGGTGTTGAAAGGTTCAGCTGCCAGTTCGCTTTATGGTTCTGAGGCTTTGAATGGTGTAGTGGTTGTTCAAACTAAAAAAGGACGTCAGGACAAAGGTTTGGGTGTTACTTACAACCATACTTCTACTTTTGAAAATGCCTATCGTTTCCTTGACCTGCAAAATGAATATGGCGCAGGTTTGAGCTCAACATTCACAAATGGCGCTGATGGCGTTCCGGAAGTGGATCGCGCTAACTTCCCATTCTCTTACGGTCCGAAATTGGAAGGTCAGCAGGTGCGTGACCTGGATGGCCGCATGGTGGAATGGAAAGCCAATGATCCTTTGAAATTCTTCCAGACAGGAAAATACATTAACCATAACGTGGCTATCGAAGGCGGAAACGAACGCAGCTCATTCCGTGCGTCGTTCTCGACTTTGAAAAACTCTTCGATCATGCCGGGGGGAACAGAATTGAAAAGAAACAACTTCAACATCCGCGGAACACAGAAAATCGGAAAAGTGCTTAATCTGGACGTAAGTGCAGATTATACAGACAATGATCTGATAAACCCGATCCGTCAGGGTGGTAACTACAACCCGGTTTTCCGTTTTGTATACAACCGTCCACGTAACATGGATATCGATTACTGGTCTAAAAACTACATTGATCCGATTGCAGGCGGCCGTCGCAGAGGAGCTAATGGCGATCCTTACAACATTACGGAATTCATGTTCCAGACATTTGAATACAAACAATTCCGTAATGAAAAGGTTTTCAGGGGAAATGTTGATTTGACTGGTAACATTACAGACTGGTTGAGCTTCCTGGTTCGCGGTAACGTACAGAACGAATTGTACACGGGTAATAACCAAAACAGGGGAGATAACGTCAATTTCTCAGGTGGTGAGTATCGGGAATATTCTGAAAACAAAACACAGACCCGTTTCCAAGGTTTGGTTACAGCAACGAGACAAATTGGCGAGGATTTCAATTTCAGCCTATCGGTAGGTGGAGAAACAAACCGCCTAATCGGTGGTCGTAAGTTTGATTATCGAACGGACGGCGGACTACGTGTTCCCGATGTCTTTTCTTTATCGAACAGTATTAATATTTTGAGACAAGAAAGCATTGCGCTTACGCCCTCGAAAAGAATTGATGCGCTTTATGCCTATGGTGACCTGACTTTCAAAGACGCGTTAACATTGAGCGCTAGCTATCGTACAGACTGGTCTTCAACATTGACTTATGCCAACGGAAGCGGTGACTACATTTATTCTTATCCTTCTGTGGGTCTTTCATGGATGGCAACGGAATCATTAAAGAATCTTCCGTCATGGCTTTCATTTGGTAAACTTAGAGCCAGCCTTGGTTACACAGGTGGAGATACAGAAGCATGGTCTACAAACCAGACAGGTGTTTACGAGCCAAAACCAGCTTATACGCAGGCGGACGGAAGTCAGGTAAACTTATCGGGTTTCAGAGATCCTAATACGCTTCCTAACTATGGGTTAAGAAACCGTCTGGCGAGAGAAGTTGAATTTGGTGGTGACATTCGTTTCTTCAATAATCGTTTGGGAATTGATTTGACCTATTATAACAAAATCACCAAAAATGAGATCCTTAGTTTAAATACAACAACTGAATCAGGTGTAAGCAGCAGAATCGTCAACGCAGGTAGAATCCAGAATAAAGGGGTTGAGATCTTGCTAACCGCCACCCCAATCAAAAAGGCTGATTTTGAGTGGAATACAAGCATTAACTTCTCGCGTAACCGCAATAAAGTGCTTGAACTGGTTCAGGGAACAGATACTTACGAGTTAAATCTGGGTTTTGGTGCTGATATTAAGTCAGTGGCAAGAGTAGGAAAAGACTACGGAACAATCATTACCCCTTATGGTTTTGCGATTTACGAATCGGATGATGCAAACAATCCTGCAAACGGACAAAAAGTAATCGGAACGATTTCTGGTGAAGGCGGAATCGGTTACGTCCGTAATGGTGCTTATGGTTCAAAAGCGGATAAAGAACTGGGAACTGTTATGGAGAAATTCCTTGCCAGCAATGTCAACTCTATCCGTTACAAAAACTTCACGGCAACGGTGCAGGCTGATGCGAAGATCGGTGGTTTGATGTCATCTGCAACGCACCAATACGGTTCTTCTTTGGGATCTTTTGCATTCACACTTCCAGGTCGTAATACGGAACTGGGCGGCGTGACGTTTACAGATGCACAAAACAATGTAAGAACTGACGGTATCATCCCGGAAGGCGTGCTTGCTGATGGATTCCAGGTTGTTGTGGACGGTGCCCCGAAAGATTTGGGAGGAATGTCATACGCAGATGCAGTTACAGCTGGTTATGTCAAGCCAATTCCTGCTTACGCTTATTATATGAACCTGACGCAATGGTCATCGGGTATCCGTGAATATTCTACTTTCGAAAACTCGTGGGTTTCCCTTCGTGAAGTTTCGGTTGGATACAATGTTCCTGCTTCATTGCTTGGAAAAGCTAAAATCCAGTCGCTTCGCGTAAGTCTGGTTGGACGTAACCTCGGTTACCTATATCGTACAGCGAAAGACGGCATCAACCCGGAAGGTCTGTACAGCAACAAAGCGGGTGAATTTATGGAGTATGGTGGTCTGCCGTTCTCACGTAACCTTGGATTTTCAGTTAGTGTAGGATTGTGA
- a CDS encoding SusD/RagB family nutrient-binding outer membrane lipoprotein: MKFIKRKILLLAAVGFLSSCEKQAFVDINKNPDALTEIPPQNQFLNATTGIHGQDFEAFYDLYRRIMPWMQYNTLLSGNQGSFTLNFDNFANRYGRLYNGVGDRLYDLEQLVGKLEPAEQPRYDQMIQIARILKAYYSFYVSDIYGSIPYSEAFQGRYGGTLQPKYDTQQELFARLDGEIKAAVAALKVSPAVPQYSLGSYDQYYKGDTQKWIKAANALRLRMALRVQKADAAAGTAIITDVLAQPATDLMASNADAWIFISNATFTGDAGGGNWNTDELRAPKPMVDFMWEKSDPRIDAFFTPNGYSQANINLLIAEKKLPAGTTAGRRYVGSFTSPDDSRLTANVQRYYTAKVINSNKENVDTLSLIQPRLFSTGKADAAGNAGTGQSYLPVITYAEYCFMRAEIALKTTGAASAKTWYEAGVRSSLEWYNEVGVNAKLTNYTATTPAEITAYLAKPGIAFDAAKAMDQIGSQSYLNFMKQPQEGWALYKRTGYPNPTSIVPLPRLTYLNVPLTIPRRAPITLPTQSDPNYANKKAAYDAMAALPGFGDLTSAAGRVWWDKP; encoded by the coding sequence ATGAAATTTATAAAAAGAAAAATACTCTTACTAGCTGCCGTCGGATTTCTATCTTCCTGCGAAAAGCAAGCATTTGTGGATATAAACAAAAATCCGGATGCGCTAACTGAGATCCCGCCTCAGAACCAGTTTCTGAATGCAACCACCGGGATTCACGGACAAGATTTTGAAGCATTTTATGACCTTTACCGTCGTATTATGCCCTGGATGCAATACAATACGCTGCTTAGCGGTAACCAGGGATCATTCACATTGAATTTCGACAACTTCGCCAACCGTTACGGAAGGCTTTACAATGGTGTTGGAGACAGATTGTATGACCTGGAACAACTTGTAGGTAAACTTGAACCTGCTGAGCAGCCTCGCTACGATCAAATGATCCAGATAGCACGCATTTTGAAAGCTTATTACAGCTTTTATGTGTCGGATATTTACGGAAGCATACCTTATTCAGAAGCTTTTCAGGGACGTTATGGCGGAACGCTTCAGCCTAAATATGACACTCAGCAAGAGTTGTTTGCAAGATTGGACGGCGAGATTAAAGCCGCAGTGGCTGCATTAAAAGTTTCTCCTGCTGTTCCTCAGTATTCTTTGGGCTCTTACGATCAGTATTACAAAGGTGATACACAGAAATGGATCAAAGCTGCGAATGCATTGCGTTTGAGAATGGCATTGCGCGTTCAGAAAGCAGATGCTGCAGCAGGCACGGCGATCATCACGGATGTTTTGGCTCAGCCGGCAACCGATTTGATGGCCAGCAATGCAGATGCATGGATCTTTATCAGCAACGCAACATTCACGGGTGACGCGGGTGGCGGAAACTGGAACACGGATGAGCTGAGAGCTCCGAAGCCAATGGTTGACTTCATGTGGGAAAAAAGCGATCCGCGTATCGATGCTTTCTTTACACCAAACGGATATTCTCAGGCAAACATTAATTTGCTAATCGCAGAGAAAAAACTTCCTGCGGGAACAACAGCAGGAAGACGTTATGTAGGAAGCTTCACAAGTCCTGATGATTCAAGACTGACAGCCAACGTTCAGCGTTATTACACGGCGAAGGTGATTAATTCCAATAAGGAAAATGTGGATACATTATCGCTGATCCAGCCGCGCTTGTTTAGCACCGGAAAGGCTGATGCAGCAGGAAACGCAGGGACAGGACAATCTTATCTTCCTGTGATCACTTACGCGGAATATTGCTTTATGCGTGCTGAGATCGCTTTGAAAACAACGGGTGCAGCATCTGCCAAAACCTGGTACGAAGCCGGGGTGAGAAGTTCTCTGGAATGGTATAATGAAGTAGGTGTTAATGCGAAACTCACGAACTATACGGCAACAACACCGGCAGAAATCACAGCCTATCTTGCTAAACCAGGAATCGCATTCGATGCTGCAAAAGCGATGGATCAGATTGGTAGCCAAAGCTATCTTAACTTTATGAAGCAACCTCAGGAGGGATGGGCATTGTACAAACGTACTGGTTATCCAAACCCGACTTCGATTGTTCCATTGCCAAGATTGACCTATCTGAATGTTCCGTTGACAATTCCACGTCGTGCGCCGATCACATTGCCAACACAGTCAGATCCTAACTACGCGAACAAAAAAGCAGCTTACGACGCCATGGCAGCATTGCCAGGCTTCGGTGACCTGACCAGCGCAGCAGGCCGTGTATGGTGGGATAAGCCTTGA
- a CDS encoding AIR synthase-related protein: MKTTDRYLQRGVSASKEDVHKAIEKIDKGLFPKAFCKIVPDTLAGDPEYCTIMHADGAGTKTSLAYLYWKETGDISVWKGIAQDAIVMNTDDLLCVGATGPMLYSSTIDRNKNRIPGEVIAEVINGAEEVLEMLRSYGVEIYSTGGETADVGDLVRTVTVNSTVIARMKRSEVVDNANITAGDVIVGLASCGQATYEQVYNGGMGSNGLTSARHDVLGKYLAAKYPESFDPEVSQDLIYSGTKKLTDPVEGTPLNVGQLVLSPTRTYAPVAKALLDEMRTAIHGMVHCSGGAQTKILHFVDNLHIIKDNLLPVPPLFKMIQEESGTDWEEMYKVFNMGHRLEIYLPQQHADRVIEISRSFGIEAQVVGRVEASETKRLTITSAFGQFQYS; encoded by the coding sequence ATGAAAACTACCGACCGTTATCTGCAACGCGGTGTCTCGGCTTCCAAAGAAGATGTGCATAAGGCCATTGAAAAGATAGATAAGGGGCTTTTTCCAAAAGCTTTTTGCAAAATCGTACCCGATACATTGGCGGGTGATCCTGAATATTGCACCATTATGCATGCCGACGGAGCGGGGACAAAAACCTCTCTTGCTTACCTTTATTGGAAAGAAACGGGCGACATTTCGGTTTGGAAAGGCATTGCGCAGGACGCGATTGTGATGAATACGGACGATCTTTTGTGCGTGGGAGCAACGGGCCCCATGTTATATTCTTCAACCATTGACAGAAATAAAAACCGCATTCCCGGTGAAGTGATTGCTGAGGTGATCAATGGTGCAGAGGAGGTTTTGGAAATGTTGCGCAGTTATGGTGTTGAAATTTACAGCACAGGCGGAGAAACGGCTGACGTAGGAGACCTGGTACGGACGGTTACGGTGAACAGCACAGTGATTGCACGGATGAAAAGGTCGGAAGTGGTTGATAATGCCAACATTACAGCCGGAGACGTGATTGTAGGCCTTGCATCCTGCGGACAAGCAACATACGAGCAGGTTTATAATGGAGGAATGGGCAGTAACGGCCTTACTTCGGCACGTCATGATGTTTTAGGGAAATATCTTGCGGCAAAATATCCTGAAAGCTTCGACCCGGAAGTAAGCCAGGATCTGATTTATAGCGGCACAAAAAAACTGACTGACCCGGTGGAAGGAACTCCATTGAATGTAGGACAGCTTGTGCTTTCACCTACAAGGACTTACGCACCTGTTGCGAAGGCATTGCTGGATGAGATGCGGACAGCAATTCATGGCATGGTGCATTGCAGCGGCGGCGCTCAGACAAAAATTCTACATTTTGTTGATAACCTTCACATTATCAAAGATAATCTGCTTCCTGTCCCGCCATTATTTAAAATGATCCAGGAAGAAAGCGGAACCGATTGGGAGGAAATGTATAAAGTGTTCAATATGGGGCACAGACTTGAAATTTACCTTCCTCAACAGCACGCCGACCGGGTCATTGAGATTTCCAGGTCTTTCGGGATCGAGGCGCAGGTTGTAGGCAGAGTAGAAGCTTCTGAAACAAAAAGACTCACTATAACAAGCGCATTCGGGCAGTTTCAATATAGCTAG
- the ypfJ gene encoding KPN_02809 family neutral zinc metallopeptidase, with amino-acid sequence MRWQDLRRSGNVEDRRGMSGGGKVAIGGIGMIIVLAIGLLTGQDPGEILGNLQGTETQQPAQTRPPGPRPDDKTADFVSAVLGSTEDVWSEIYTANDAQYEKPKLQIFEDATQSACGGASSAMGPFYCPADQKVYIDLDFCNELRDRFKAPGDFAVAYVVAHEVGHHVQNLMGISGQLQEQRGRISKEEYNKLSVKLELQADFLAGVWANHAQQMSNILEPGDLEAALTAANAIGDDKLQKESQGYVVPDAFTHGSSKQRMYWFKKGFETGDLNQGKYEDIQ; translated from the coding sequence ATGCGTTGGCAGGATTTACGAAGAAGTGGAAATGTTGAAGACCGCCGTGGAATGTCTGGCGGCGGAAAAGTTGCAATTGGCGGGATCGGAATGATCATCGTCCTCGCAATTGGCTTGTTAACGGGCCAGGACCCTGGGGAAATTTTAGGCAATTTACAAGGGACGGAAACACAACAGCCTGCTCAAACCCGTCCTCCCGGGCCGCGTCCGGATGACAAGACAGCCGATTTCGTATCTGCGGTGCTTGGAAGCACGGAAGACGTTTGGTCAGAAATTTACACGGCCAATGATGCCCAATATGAAAAACCGAAGCTTCAGATATTTGAAGATGCTACACAAAGCGCTTGCGGAGGCGCATCTTCGGCGATGGGGCCTTTCTACTGTCCTGCCGATCAGAAGGTTTACATTGACCTGGATTTTTGTAATGAACTCCGTGACAGATTTAAAGCGCCGGGGGATTTCGCAGTCGCATATGTGGTTGCGCACGAGGTCGGACATCATGTGCAAAATTTGATGGGCATTTCAGGGCAGTTGCAGGAGCAACGCGGCCGCATAAGCAAGGAAGAGTATAACAAACTGTCTGTGAAGCTTGAATTGCAAGCCGATTTTCTGGCCGGAGTCTGGGCTAATCATGCACAGCAAATGAGCAATATCCTCGAACCGGGCGACCTGGAAGCCGCATTAACAGCCGCTAATGCCATCGGTGATGACAAGCTGCAGAAGGAGTCGCAAGGTTATGTTGTGCCCGACGCGTTTACACATGGCAGTTCAAAACAGAGAATGTATTGGTTTAAAAAAGGATTTGAAACAGGTGATTTAAATCAGGGAAAATACGAGGACATTCAATAG
- a CDS encoding O-methyltransferase — MNQEINHPLPKAYTEIDLATKASGFTMASDIQTCSLLRTLAASKPAGRFLELGTGTGLSTAWILDGMDAASTLVSIDNEAGFLAIAKDHLGQDARLTLTLTDGGEWVQNNLTQKYDYIFADTWHGKYLMLDEVLEMLNKGGYYIIDDMLPQPNWPEGHDLKAIKLIEDLEHRTDLVLTKQVWATGIVIAVKV, encoded by the coding sequence ATGAACCAGGAAATTAATCATCCGTTACCCAAAGCCTACACCGAGATCGATTTGGCCACCAAAGCTTCCGGCTTTACCATGGCATCGGACATTCAGACTTGTTCATTATTGAGGACACTAGCGGCTTCCAAGCCTGCGGGTAGATTTCTGGAACTGGGAACCGGCACCGGATTATCAACCGCCTGGATCCTCGACGGCATGGATGCGGCCTCCACCCTGGTCTCTATTGATAACGAGGCCGGATTTCTGGCTATCGCCAAGGATCATCTCGGACAGGATGCCAGACTTACATTAACATTAACCGATGGCGGCGAATGGGTTCAAAACAATCTCACACAAAAATACGACTACATCTTCGCGGACACCTGGCACGGCAAATATCTGATGCTGGACGAAGTGCTGGAAATGCTGAACAAAGGCGGCTACTACATCATCGACGACATGCTCCCGCAACCCAACTGGCCCGAAGGTCATGATTTGAAAGCCATAAAGCTGATCGAAGATCTGGAACACAGAACGGATCTGGTTTTAACGAAACAGGTTTGGGCGACGGGGATTGTGATTGCCGTGAAGGTGTGA
- the argH gene encoding argininosuccinate lyase: MKLWQKENTVTSEKIEKFTVGRDREMDLNLAEYDVLGNLAHAKMLETIGLLTSGDLTALEQELKMIHSQVQNGEFVIEEGVEDVHSQVELQLTRKLGDTGKKIHSGRSRNDQVLVDMKLYTRARLFEVVQATEKLFNVLISRSEEHKNDLLPGYTHLQIAMPSSFGLWFGAYAEGLIDDVIQLNAAYRLANRNPLGSGAGYGSSFPLNRTLTTELLGFEGMHHNVVYAQMSRGRTEQAALTAIASLAATVSRLAMDVCLYNSQNFSFIVLPDDLTTGSSIMPHKKNPDVAELLRSKTNRMKALPMEVTMVLSNLPSGYHRDMQLLKEILMPAFDEILDCLDIAAFMLENMKVKQNLLDDAKYDLLFSVERVNELVISGVPFRDAYRQVGAEIGEGSYTAPRELKHTHEGSIGNLQTAEIQARMQEEIAAFGYERVTEALEKLLQD; this comes from the coding sequence TTGAAACTCTGGCAAAAAGAAAATACGGTTACTTCTGAAAAAATAGAAAAATTCACCGTCGGACGGGACCGGGAAATGGATCTCAACCTGGCGGAATATGATGTGCTGGGCAATCTGGCACATGCAAAGATGCTGGAAACCATTGGCCTACTAACCTCCGGCGACCTTACTGCATTGGAACAGGAACTCAAAATGATCCACTCTCAAGTGCAAAATGGCGAGTTTGTAATTGAAGAAGGCGTAGAAGATGTCCATTCACAAGTGGAATTGCAATTGACCCGAAAATTAGGCGACACCGGTAAGAAAATCCATAGCGGACGGTCGCGCAACGACCAGGTGCTGGTGGATATGAAATTGTACACGCGTGCGCGTTTATTTGAAGTCGTGCAAGCCACGGAAAAGCTTTTTAATGTGCTGATAAGCCGTTCCGAGGAACACAAAAACGACCTTTTACCCGGTTATACCCATTTGCAGATTGCCATGCCGTCGTCATTCGGCTTATGGTTTGGCGCTTATGCGGAAGGGTTAATTGATGATGTTATTCAATTAAATGCTGCTTACCGGCTCGCCAATCGTAATCCACTGGGTTCCGGTGCGGGTTACGGTTCTTCTTTCCCTCTAAACCGAACATTAACCACCGAATTGCTGGGCTTCGAGGGCATGCACCACAATGTTGTATACGCCCAAATGAGCCGCGGACGCACGGAACAGGCCGCATTAACGGCCATTGCTTCGCTCGCTGCGACCGTTTCCAGGCTAGCTATGGACGTTTGCCTTTATAACAGCCAGAATTTCAGCTTCATTGTTTTGCCCGACGACCTCACAACCGGAAGCAGCATTATGCCGCACAAAAAGAACCCGGACGTGGCGGAATTACTTCGCTCCAAGACAAACCGGATGAAAGCATTGCCGATGGAAGTGACGATGGTTTTGAGCAACCTTCCGTCTGGTTATCATCGCGATATGCAGTTGTTGAAGGAGATTCTAATGCCCGCTTTTGATGAAATCCTGGATTGTCTGGACATTGCCGCATTCATGCTGGAAAATATGAAGGTGAAACAAAACCTGCTGGATGACGCCAAATATGATCTGCTTTTCAGCGTTGAACGCGTGAATGAGTTGGTAATCAGTGGCGTTCCATTCCGGGATGCATACCGACAAGTTGGGGCTGAAATCGGTGAAGGAAGTTATACGGCGCCCCGCGAGTTGAAGCATACGCACGAGGGAAGCATTGGTAACCTGCAAACAGCTGAAATACAAGCGAGAATGCAAGAGGAAATTGCGGCTTTTGGGTACGAAAGGGTTACCGAAGCATTGGAAAAATTGTTGCAGGATTAA
- a CDS encoding PQQ-dependent sugar dehydrogenase — protein MKNFNFKLLSKICVAASCLLLTVSQAMSQAPDVAIDTQKPFITGLTSAMQLVHAGDGSNRIFVAERGGIIKVFAPGALGTPITFLDLNQNGQVVLTGNEDGLLNIAFHPNFETNGYLYAYYSNLLGDLVVARYKATNPASNNTVNPNTGFEVIKIPHPINTNHNGGEMHFGSDGFLYLSIGDGGGGNDPNQNAKNPNVLLGKILRINVNVPDTNPIKYAIPAGNPYNNPVYALGLRNPFRWSFDRLNGDIWIGDVGQGAREEINHRTAAQLNNANFGWRCFEGDIPTPDVDRTGCDAAGPYVAPTFAYVNGTRGRSVVGGVVYRGTRSPLMYGWYIGTDYYSGDIHLISADESVKSYETSTVKGITDIGEDQSGEIYAVTGSTIYRIISDSQLPVTLVDFSGARGNEGVKLSWSSSNETDFKEFDIEQSFNALNFEKVGTVSGQNASSGSQYTFSHAVNFTGNVYYRLKMIDKDDSFEHSSIIVVNADDPGPANFVRPSLITNGAIDLLISDSFNKMELVNTSGQIFMSEEITGKTGPFSIPLQAANTGIYIVRLTGSNKVLQQKVLVVR, from the coding sequence ATGAAAAACTTCAACTTCAAACTTCTCTCAAAAATCTGCGTCGCTGCGTCTTGCTTACTTCTCACGGTAAGTCAGGCAATGTCACAGGCCCCGGACGTTGCAATTGATACACAGAAACCATTCATTACAGGCCTTACGTCTGCCATGCAGCTTGTACATGCGGGCGATGGCTCCAATCGGATTTTTGTTGCTGAGAGAGGGGGTATCATTAAAGTTTTTGCGCCCGGTGCTTTGGGAACGCCTATCACCTTTCTGGATCTGAATCAAAACGGACAAGTTGTGCTTACCGGCAATGAAGACGGTTTGCTGAACATTGCTTTTCATCCAAATTTTGAAACGAACGGATACTTGTACGCTTATTATTCCAATTTGCTGGGCGATCTTGTAGTGGCAAGATATAAAGCCACTAACCCCGCCAGTAACAATACAGTCAATCCCAACACGGGCTTTGAAGTCATTAAAATCCCACATCCCATTAATACCAATCACAATGGTGGCGAAATGCATTTTGGCAGCGATGGCTTTTTGTATTTGTCGATCGGTGATGGCGGCGGCGGCAATGACCCCAATCAGAATGCCAAAAATCCGAATGTTCTGCTGGGAAAGATTCTCCGTATAAATGTGAATGTTCCGGATACGAACCCTATTAAATATGCGATTCCGGCGGGCAATCCTTACAACAACCCGGTTTATGCATTAGGATTAAGAAATCCGTTCCGATGGAGCTTCGACAGGCTTAACGGCGATATCTGGATCGGGGACGTTGGGCAGGGCGCCAGGGAAGAAATCAACCACCGGACTGCTGCGCAGCTAAATAATGCCAATTTCGGTTGGCGGTGTTTTGAGGGCGATATACCCACGCCGGACGTTGACAGAACTGGCTGTGACGCCGCCGGGCCATACGTAGCCCCAACGTTCGCCTACGTGAACGGCACCCGTGGCAGGTCTGTGGTGGGCGGTGTAGTGTATCGGGGCACGCGATCACCGCTCATGTATGGCTGGTATATCGGAACAGATTATTATTCCGGGGACATTCATTTAATCTCTGCGGATGAATCCGTTAAAAGCTACGAAACATCTACGGTTAAGGGAATTACGGACATTGGTGAAGACCAAAGTGGCGAAATATATGCGGTGACGGGCAGCACCATTTACCGTATCATTTCCGATTCGCAATTGCCTGTAACACTGGTTGATTTTTCAGGAGCACGTGGCAATGAGGGTGTTAAATTGTCCTGGTCGTCTTCAAATGAAACAGATTTCAAGGAATTCGACATTGAGCAAAGTTTCAATGCGTTGAATTTCGAGAAGGTAGGAACGGTTTCAGGACAAAATGCAAGTTCAGGTTCTCAATACACGTTTTCACACGCCGTTAATTTTACAGGAAATGTTTACTATCGTTTAAAGATGATTGATAAGGACGATAGTTTCGAACATTCAAGCATTATTGTCGTAAATGCAGACGATCCGGGACCTGCCAATTTCGTGAGGCCATCGCTCATTACTAACGGCGCGATTGACCTGCTTATCAGCGATTCTTTCAATAAAATGGAACTGGTAAATACATCCGGCCAGATCTTCATGTCCGAAGAAATCACCGGCAAAACCGGCCCGTTCAGCATCCCGCTGCAAGCCGCAAACACCGGAATTTACATTGTAAGGCTTACAGGAAGTAATAAAGTTTTGCAACAAAAGGTCTTGGTTGTGCGGTGA